The window AGTTTTCATCCTCTATGTCGTGTGTAATCCTTCATTGCTTAATCATAAATCATCTGATATGATTATATGGAGATAAACAATTGGTTGGAATACCTAAGCATAAATCATTGAAGTGAGGTATAAACATGAAAAAAAGTGATATTGATCTGAAATCCATTCTCACAGAGGGGCATGTTGTTAAAGAGATAAAAGAAGATATGCTGCATATGGCAACAACCCAAAGATTATCCACAAATTTTAAAAAAGAAAATATGACTGTTAAATCTTACGCGTATCTTCCTGATACCTATTCATTACCTTTACGTATTGATTTTACAATTAAAATTGATTCTCCTGGCTTTTATTTGTTTTTAGGTAATGGCCATTTAAATTTTGGAACACCTTGGTCCGATAATCGGCGCATTGATGATATTGTTCACCCCACTTATAAACCTCGATTCTTCCATAACCATATCCCAATGAATAAATTTGTTCATATATCCGTCATCTATGATTTGAAAGCCATGGAGATCCGCATAAATGGACAAGAACGCTTTTACTCAGAAAAAGAAAAATACATGAAGTCTGCATTATTCAAGGAGCAAAATGAGCAAGGTTTTAGGATAAAAATAGCTAGTGCTAAACTAACAAACCTTGTTATCAAGTCCATACAGATAACGGAATCTGACCATCTAACCGACATGGTGCAAGGGGCTACAGACTTACCAAAAGCAATTATAAGAAATGAAGCTGTAAAAGAGGGACAAAAGCCTACATTTGAAACATGCATAGCACGTCTGCCAAAACCAATACAAAATGAAATCATAAAGACGGATCATTTTTTACGCTCTTTAAAACCAATGACATTCAAAAGAGTCATCGAAAAGCATGGTCATAAAATAACGTATATCGCTTCTGACCATGGCTTTTCATATGCCATATACCCAAGTAATGACATCATGTATCATTCTCTAAATTGGTATATCCTGACCAATAAAAAACCTGAATTATGGGGTAGAAAAGATGATAAGATGATGGCTACTTTAAACAAACTTCGAGAAACGTCACCTGAGTTTGCTGATAGGATGTTCATTAATCTAAAAGAGTGTATTGCATGCCATCCTTCATGTTCTGTTAAAACAGTGTATACCTATAACGAAACTAGTAAGTGTACTTGCCATGGTTCAATGCTATTCAAGATGAGCATCGCTGACTTTGAAGATGTAAGACATTTTATTCATACAGCTAATGGCTTATAAAATCCATTGGAAATAACGGTCTTAATCCAATAAAGAGTCTATCAAAAAATGACAGACTCTTTATTCTGCTTCATTCAAGACACTTAATTCTTACTGACCAACTTTTATGTTGATAACTGCTCTTAATAGGATACTCCTTTTTATCAAATGCAGAGGTTGCGTGTATATCCATCTTACCTAATAGGGTATATCACACTCTTTTCCTCACGAAATAAATAATAGGAGGGTTCTTCTTTCTGTTTTCATATTGAATGGATAGAACCTCGTATTCTGACTGTTTTAACATACTTATAAAACCTTGTACGGCTTCTTTCTCTACCATGCCGCCATCATGTCCATAGTAGGTAATAATAGAAAGTATACCATCTTTCTTTAGGATACCCAATATCGCTTCTATGGCTATGAGTGTAGAATAGGGTTTGGTGATGACCTCTTTATTACCTGTTGGCAAATATCCTAGGTTGAACATGGCCATATCGATTGGTTCTTGCACATGACTTCTAACAGCTTCATGAGAAGCCTTTATTAATGTAACCCTGTCAGATAAGTTGCTTTCAACTAACTTTTCTTTTGTTGATAAAAGCGCCTTTTCTTGAATGTCAAAAGCATATACTTTACCACTTACACCAACTTGTTCTGCTAAAAAAACAGTATCATAACCATTTCCCATTGTGGCATCAACAACGACATGACCTTCCTTAATATAATCTTTTAAAATACCATGAACCTTAAGGGTTATATGGGATTCAAACATGATCAGCACCTCTTCTTTATCTGTATTTCTAATTTCTTCCTATCCTATTTCAACTC is drawn from Vallitalea pronyensis and contains these coding sequences:
- a CDS encoding tRNA (mnm(5)s(2)U34)-methyltransferase produces the protein MLIMFESHITLKVHGILKDYIKEGHVVVDATMGNGYDTVFLAEQVGVSGKVYAFDIQEKALLSTKEKLVESNLSDRVTLIKASHEAVRSHVQEPIDMAMFNLGYLPTGNKEVITKPYSTLIAIEAILGILKKDGILSIITYYGHDGGMVEKEAVQGFISMLKQSEYEVLSIQYENRKKNPPIIYFVRKRV